The following are encoded together in the Corallococcus silvisoli genome:
- a CDS encoding response regulator has translation MSTARSDKTLLFLEDDRDLQTLVCTFLRDKGYQVTPARSAAEARQVLLSEPVDAAIVDGLLPGMTGADFIRELRQTRPALPVLFASAFWKDLKSHELLTRQLGVARVVHKPYRPEELAVWLEQLFALAESPPAPAEPREPEALDPEDAFAASLAQLSADYGAKLPERLATLQALLGRGRHGEASVMEEAYAVVHKLHGTAGSYGFRDVSVAAGKLEDVLQPVRAGTPLALDWAAVDAGFRALEAVVVMPVLEPELEPDPAVVSAMGTLLVVDEDAEILADARRMGDKEGVRVVTAGTPDEACAVVARQWVDGALLHMGPMGLATANALRSLEGHQSLPLAFSSTGGGLQERVHAAHAGASLFLPRPFTQQDFATAAERLVTARRQERAKVMVVDDDPEAVRALSQALVSDAVEVVGLENPYGLLDALARHRPDLLLLDVQMPGPSGFDLCRILRLTPEWQELPILLVTAQVGLEFRLAAFQAGADDYLAKPVLKEELRARVHARLERARLSRERTERDALTGLMLRRPFVDAVNARLSEARRGEKPLALCFLDVDHFKKVNDEHGHLAGDRVLMRLGRLLGARFRREDLRARWGGEEFVVALLGESLESAKEIFSRTAEELAGMAFEGDAGETFSVTFSAGLVVAPRDGTTLDELLRVADARLYRAKSNGRDRIETE, from the coding sequence GTGAGCACCGCGCGAAGCGACAAGACGCTGCTCTTCCTGGAGGACGACCGCGACCTCCAGACCCTGGTCTGCACCTTCCTGCGTGACAAGGGCTACCAGGTGACGCCCGCGCGCTCCGCCGCGGAGGCGCGCCAGGTGCTCCTGTCGGAGCCGGTGGACGCCGCCATCGTGGACGGCCTGCTGCCGGGCATGACGGGCGCGGACTTCATCCGGGAGCTGCGCCAGACGCGCCCCGCGCTGCCGGTGCTCTTCGCGTCCGCCTTCTGGAAGGACCTGAAGAGCCACGAGCTGCTCACGCGCCAGCTGGGGGTGGCGCGCGTGGTGCACAAGCCCTACCGGCCGGAGGAGCTGGCGGTGTGGCTGGAGCAGCTCTTCGCGCTGGCCGAATCGCCGCCCGCGCCCGCGGAGCCGCGGGAGCCGGAGGCGCTGGACCCGGAGGACGCCTTCGCGGCGAGCCTCGCCCAGTTGAGCGCGGACTACGGCGCGAAGCTGCCGGAGCGGCTGGCCACGCTCCAGGCGCTGCTGGGCCGGGGGCGCCACGGCGAGGCCTCGGTCATGGAGGAGGCCTACGCCGTCGTGCACAAGCTGCACGGCACCGCGGGCAGCTACGGCTTCCGGGACGTGAGCGTCGCGGCGGGGAAGCTGGAGGACGTGCTCCAGCCGGTGCGGGCCGGCACCCCGCTGGCGCTGGACTGGGCGGCGGTGGACGCGGGCTTCCGCGCGCTGGAGGCCGTGGTGGTGATGCCCGTCCTGGAGCCGGAGCTGGAGCCGGACCCGGCGGTCGTCTCCGCCATGGGCACGCTGCTGGTGGTGGACGAGGACGCGGAGATCCTCGCGGACGCGCGGCGCATGGGCGACAAGGAGGGCGTGCGGGTGGTGACGGCGGGCACGCCCGACGAGGCCTGCGCGGTGGTGGCGCGCCAGTGGGTGGACGGGGCGCTGCTGCACATGGGCCCCATGGGGCTCGCCACGGCGAACGCGCTCCGGAGCCTGGAGGGCCACCAGTCGCTGCCGCTGGCCTTCTCCAGCACGGGGGGCGGCCTCCAGGAGCGCGTGCACGCCGCGCACGCGGGGGCCTCGCTCTTCCTCCCCCGGCCCTTCACCCAGCAGGACTTCGCCACCGCGGCGGAGCGGCTGGTGACGGCGCGCAGGCAGGAGCGCGCCAAGGTGATGGTGGTGGATGACGACCCGGAGGCCGTGCGGGCCCTCTCCCAGGCGCTGGTGAGCGACGCGGTGGAGGTGGTGGGGCTGGAGAACCCCTACGGCCTGCTGGACGCGCTGGCCCGCCACCGCCCGGACCTGCTGCTGCTGGACGTGCAGATGCCCGGGCCCAGCGGCTTCGACCTGTGTCGCATCCTGCGCCTGACGCCGGAGTGGCAGGAGCTGCCCATCCTGCTCGTCACGGCGCAGGTGGGGCTGGAGTTCCGGCTGGCCGCGTTCCAGGCCGGCGCGGACGACTACCTGGCCAAGCCCGTGCTCAAGGAGGAGCTGCGCGCCCGCGTGCACGCGCGCCTGGAGCGGGCGCGGCTGTCGCGCGAGCGCACGGAGCGCGACGCGCTCACCGGCCTGATGTTGCGCCGCCCCTTCGTGGACGCGGTGAACGCGCGGCTGTCGGAGGCGCGCCGGGGGGAGAAGCCGCTGGCGCTGTGCTTCCTGGACGTGGACCACTTCAAGAAGGTGAACGACGAGCACGGCCACCTCGCCGGGGACCGCGTGCTGATGCGGCTGGGTCGCCTCCTGGGCGCGCGCTTCCGCCGCGAGGACCTGCGCGCCCGCTGGGGCGGCGAGGAGTTCGTCGTCGCGCTGCTGGGGGAGTCGCTGGAGAGCGCGAAGGAGATCTTCTCCCGCACCGCGGAGGAGCTGGCGGGCATGGCCTTCGAAGGCGACGCGGGCGAGACCTTCTCCGTCACCTTCAGCGCGGGGCTCGTGGTGGCGCCGCGGGACGGCACCACCCTGGACGAGCTGCTGCGCGTCGCGGACGCCCGGCTGTACCGGGCGAAGTCCAACGGCCGCGACCGCATCGAGACGGAGTGA
- a CDS encoding ATP-binding protein: protein MEPRLSKRSTALAAGALVLLCALFVLGRPGSTAEHDRYRTQLRQLRVATAELELDVLRQRTGMREAHGSSGGAFDALAARARLLEAMPGSLSDEGRRSLLAVLADYLRVLEDSRTLLAEARAKDDRFTTLRESFPRAVFAVAAALPPGPLREQVETLGADVLTASRAQGGDLGARVERSLEQLAQAHGAPPLAPAHRAALEDLEARSRELMTLRRSADASFQALLDHSASSEAERLITNYLQFQEESQSRAERTRIVLFGVSLLLVGYVLVVLVRLAGASAALGELNRGLEARVEERTQALSAASAEARVSDARKAAILEASPDGIVVLDEAGRVAEFNPSAVTHFRLPSARAVGEDFLSLALPASLPAAQRDAVHAALQQARGPASRVESPCLRADGGVFPAELTFARVHADGPPRTTVFVRDLTERKAVERMKNEFVSTVSHELRTPLTSIRGSLGLLENGIVGELPAQALDMVRIARTNTERLIRLINDILDLEKMESGMLELKLQPQTAQELVDATLAGVQGMAETAQVSLRSDVEGAPQVKGDRDRLIQVLTNLVSNAIKFSPAGASVVVASSLAADGRVRFSVTDQGPGIPEEKLSRLFGRFQQLDASDTRSKGGTGLGLAISQAIVEQHGGRIEVSSPPGQGATFHFTLEGLRAPAPVSGTSAPLPRDESRHNVLIVTADADLSALLRSLLSQEGYRVVRASTLTEAMQAVDAAPPDALVVDTQMPDGHVLDWMRRLREQPRTRELPVLALSGRSQEGAAGVGTPLLVDWLPRPVDEARLLKTLRYAMRQPGQARVLVVDDDATTRRVLCAQFERLGALCIEAADGESAVALARDTPPDLIVLDVGLPRLDGFEVVDILRQGKGRATPLIVFTGRELSRTDQRQLTLGITRHLTKARSSEEELVASVRELLNGLLSRRDVAAAEPRKAMP, encoded by the coding sequence ATGGAACCTCGCCTCTCCAAACGCTCCACCGCGCTGGCCGCCGGCGCCCTGGTGCTCTTGTGCGCGCTGTTCGTCCTGGGCCGCCCGGGCTCCACCGCCGAACACGACCGCTACCGCACCCAGCTGCGGCAGCTGCGCGTGGCCACCGCGGAGCTGGAGCTGGACGTGCTCCGCCAGCGCACGGGCATGCGGGAGGCCCATGGCTCCTCCGGGGGCGCCTTCGACGCGCTGGCCGCCCGCGCGCGCCTGTTGGAGGCGATGCCCGGCTCCCTGTCGGACGAGGGCCGCCGCTCGCTCCTCGCGGTCCTGGCGGACTACCTGCGCGTGCTGGAGGACTCACGCACCCTGCTGGCGGAGGCCCGGGCGAAGGATGACCGCTTCACCACCCTGCGCGAGTCCTTCCCCCGCGCTGTCTTCGCCGTCGCCGCCGCGCTGCCCCCGGGCCCCCTGCGGGAGCAGGTGGAGACGCTGGGCGCGGACGTGCTCACCGCCTCCCGCGCGCAGGGTGGGGACCTCGGCGCGCGGGTGGAGCGTTCGCTGGAGCAGCTGGCCCAGGCCCACGGCGCGCCGCCGCTGGCCCCCGCCCACCGCGCCGCGCTGGAGGACCTGGAGGCGCGGTCGCGGGAGCTGATGACGCTCCGGCGTTCGGCGGACGCGTCCTTCCAGGCGCTGCTGGACCACAGCGCCAGCAGCGAGGCCGAGCGCCTCATCACCAACTACCTCCAGTTCCAGGAGGAGTCCCAGTCGCGCGCCGAGCGCACCCGCATCGTCCTCTTCGGCGTGTCCCTGCTGCTCGTGGGCTACGTGCTGGTCGTCCTGGTGCGGCTCGCCGGGGCCTCCGCGGCGCTGGGGGAGCTCAACCGGGGCCTGGAGGCGCGCGTGGAGGAGCGCACCCAGGCGCTGTCCGCCGCGAGCGCGGAGGCGCGGGTCAGCGACGCGCGCAAGGCCGCCATCCTGGAGGCGTCGCCGGACGGCATCGTCGTGTTGGATGAAGCCGGCCGCGTGGCGGAGTTCAACCCGTCCGCCGTCACCCACTTCCGCCTGCCGTCCGCGCGCGCGGTGGGCGAGGACTTCCTGTCGCTGGCGCTGCCCGCGTCGCTGCCGGCCGCCCAGCGCGACGCCGTCCACGCCGCGCTCCAGCAGGCCCGCGGCCCCGCGTCGCGCGTGGAGAGCCCGTGCCTGCGCGCCGACGGCGGCGTGTTCCCCGCGGAGCTCACCTTCGCGCGCGTGCACGCGGATGGCCCCCCGCGCACCACCGTCTTCGTGCGCGACCTCACGGAGCGCAAGGCCGTGGAGCGGATGAAGAACGAGTTCGTCTCCACCGTGAGCCACGAGCTGCGCACGCCGCTCACCTCCATCCGCGGCTCGCTGGGCCTGCTGGAGAACGGCATCGTGGGGGAGCTGCCCGCGCAGGCGCTGGACATGGTGCGCATCGCGCGCACCAACACCGAACGGCTCATCCGCCTCATCAACGACATCCTCGACCTGGAGAAGATGGAGTCGGGGATGCTGGAGCTGAAGCTCCAACCCCAGACGGCGCAGGAGCTGGTGGACGCCACGCTCGCGGGGGTGCAGGGCATGGCGGAGACCGCGCAGGTGTCCCTGCGCTCGGACGTGGAGGGCGCCCCGCAGGTGAAGGGCGACCGCGACCGGCTCATCCAGGTGCTCACCAACCTGGTCTCCAACGCCATCAAGTTCTCCCCCGCGGGCGCCTCCGTGGTGGTGGCGTCCAGCCTCGCGGCGGACGGCCGGGTGCGCTTCAGCGTCACGGACCAGGGCCCCGGCATCCCGGAGGAGAAGCTCTCCCGCCTCTTCGGCCGCTTCCAGCAGCTGGACGCGTCCGACACCCGCTCCAAGGGCGGCACCGGCCTGGGCCTGGCCATCTCGCAGGCCATCGTGGAGCAGCACGGCGGCCGCATCGAGGTCTCGAGCCCCCCCGGCCAGGGCGCCACCTTCCACTTCACCCTGGAGGGCCTGCGCGCCCCGGCGCCCGTGTCGGGCACCAGCGCGCCGCTGCCCCGGGACGAGTCGCGCCACAACGTGCTCATCGTCACCGCGGACGCGGACCTGTCCGCGCTCCTGCGCAGCCTGCTGTCCCAGGAGGGCTACCGCGTGGTGCGCGCCTCCACGCTCACGGAGGCCATGCAGGCGGTGGACGCCGCGCCCCCGGACGCGCTGGTGGTGGACACGCAGATGCCGGACGGCCACGTGCTGGACTGGATGCGCCGCCTGCGTGAACAGCCGCGCACGCGCGAGCTGCCCGTGCTGGCGCTGTCCGGGCGCTCCCAGGAGGGGGCGGCGGGCGTGGGCACGCCGCTGCTGGTGGACTGGCTGCCCCGCCCGGTGGACGAGGCCCGGCTGCTGAAGACGCTGCGCTACGCCATGCGCCAGCCGGGCCAGGCGCGCGTGCTGGTGGTGGACGACGACGCCACCACGCGCCGGGTGCTGTGCGCGCAGTTCGAGCGGCTGGGCGCGCTGTGCATCGAGGCGGCGGACGGGGAGAGCGCGGTGGCGCTCGCGCGCGACACGCCCCCGGACCTCATCGTCCTGGACGTGGGGCTGCCCCGGCTGGATGGCTTCGAGGTGGTGGACATCCTGCGCCAGGGCAAGGGCCGCGCGACGCCCCTCATCGTCTTCACCGGGCGCGAGCTGTCGCGCACGGACCAGCGTCAACTCACCCTGGGCATCACCCGCCACCTGACGAAGGCCCGCTCCTCGGAGGAGGAGCTGGTGGCCTCGGTGCGGGAGCTGCTCAATGGACTGCTTTCCCGCCGCGACGTCGCGGCGGCCGAGCCCCGAAAGGCGATGCCGTGA
- a CDS encoding response regulator produces the protein MAKIEKVLLVDDEDDIRTIGQLSLSRVGGWKTVLAASGAEALEKAGQEGPDLILLDVMMPGMDGPTTFGRLREQPATANTPIIFMTAKIQKQEVARYLELGAVGVIGKPFDPMTLPQEIRRLVP, from the coding sequence ATGGCGAAAATCGAGAAGGTCCTGCTCGTGGATGACGAGGACGACATCCGCACCATCGGGCAGCTGAGCCTCAGCCGCGTGGGCGGTTGGAAGACGGTGCTGGCGGCCTCCGGCGCGGAGGCCCTGGAGAAGGCGGGCCAGGAAGGCCCCGACCTCATCCTCCTGGATGTGATGATGCCCGGCATGGACGGGCCCACCACCTTCGGCCGGCTGCGCGAGCAGCCCGCCACCGCGAACACCCCCATCATCTTCATGACCGCGAAGATCCAGAAGCAGGAGGTCGCGCGCTACCTGGAGCTGGGCGCGGTGGGCGTCATCGGCAAGCCGTTCGACCCCATGACGCTGCCGCAGGAAATCCGCCGCCTGGTGCCCTGA
- a CDS encoding GAF domain-containing sensor histidine kinase: protein MLPPPTPADEPRRLQALRSLCLLDTPPHERFDRIVRAASHLFRVPIALVSLVDEGRQWFKARQGLSALETPRELSFCGHAILSPATFVVPDALRDPRFHDNPLVLGAPFVRFYAGHPLRAGDGSRVGTLCLIDSQPRDFSDADRAALVDMAGWAEVELNALDEREARAALEQQERFFEVSVDMLCIAAMDGTFLRLSRAWNRTLGFSDVELYSSSLVDLALEEDRASTARHLARASEGAPVLQFEHRARCRDGSWRWLQWNAVPDPEEGLLYAVARDVTQARLLAEEHQRVERMKNEFISTVSHELRTPLTSIRGSLGLLCGGIAGPLDSQVEQMVGIAHKNSERLLRLINDILDLEKMESGGLDLHMASTPVAPLLTLALQAHQGYAAEYGVRLEVAVDAPHAHARVDEDRFIQVLANLLSNAIKFSPRGERVTLSLTREAGALRVGVQDRGPGIPEAFQARVFQKFAQADASDTRKRSGTGLGLSIAHGLVSRMGGTLRFTTAPGAGTRFSFDLPECEPAPDTAHDPGPTP from the coding sequence ATGCTCCCTCCCCCGACGCCCGCGGATGAGCCCCGGCGCCTCCAGGCCCTGCGCTCGTTGTGTCTGTTGGATACGCCCCCGCACGAACGCTTCGACCGCATCGTGCGCGCCGCGTCCCACCTGTTCCGTGTGCCCATCGCGCTCGTGTCCCTGGTGGACGAGGGCCGGCAGTGGTTCAAGGCCCGCCAGGGCCTGTCCGCCCTGGAGACGCCGCGCGAGCTGTCCTTCTGCGGCCACGCCATCCTCTCCCCCGCCACCTTCGTCGTGCCGGACGCGCTGCGCGATCCGCGCTTCCACGACAACCCGCTCGTGTTGGGCGCCCCGTTCGTGCGCTTCTACGCCGGCCACCCCTTGCGCGCCGGCGACGGCAGCCGCGTGGGCACCCTCTGCCTCATCGACTCTCAGCCTCGCGACTTCTCCGACGCGGACCGCGCCGCGCTCGTGGACATGGCGGGCTGGGCGGAGGTGGAGCTCAACGCGCTCGACGAGCGCGAGGCCCGCGCCGCCCTGGAGCAGCAGGAGCGCTTCTTCGAAGTCTCCGTGGACATGCTCTGCATCGCGGCCATGGACGGCACCTTCCTGCGCCTGTCCCGCGCCTGGAACCGCACCCTCGGCTTCTCCGACGTGGAGCTCTACAGCTCCTCCCTGGTGGACCTGGCCCTGGAGGAGGACCGCGCCAGCACCGCGAGGCACCTGGCCCGCGCCAGCGAAGGCGCCCCCGTCCTCCAGTTCGAGCACCGCGCCCGCTGCCGCGACGGCTCCTGGCGCTGGCTCCAGTGGAACGCCGTCCCGGATCCGGAAGAGGGCCTGCTCTACGCCGTCGCCCGCGACGTCACCCAGGCCCGCCTCCTGGCCGAGGAACACCAGCGCGTGGAGCGCATGAAGAACGAGTTCATCTCCACCGTGAGCCATGAGCTGCGCACGCCGCTCACCTCCATCCGCGGCTCCCTGGGGCTCCTGTGCGGCGGCATCGCCGGCCCCCTGGACTCCCAGGTGGAGCAGATGGTCGGCATCGCCCACAAGAACAGCGAACGGCTGCTGCGCCTCATCAACGACATCCTGGACCTGGAGAAGATGGAGTCCGGCGGCCTGGACCTCCACATGGCCTCCACCCCCGTCGCCCCGCTGCTCACCCTGGCCCTCCAGGCCCACCAGGGCTACGCCGCCGAATATGGCGTCCGCCTGGAGGTCGCCGTGGACGCCCCCCACGCCCACGCCCGGGTGGACGAGGACCGCTTCATCCAGGTGCTCGCCAACCTGCTGTCCAACGCCATCAAGTTCTCCCCCCGGGGGGAGCGCGTCACCCTCTCCCTCACCCGCGAGGCCGGCGCCCTGCGCGTGGGCGTGCAGGACCGCGGCCCCGGCATCCCGGAGGCCTTCCAGGCCCGCGTCTTCCAGAAGTTCGCCCAGGCGGACGCCTCCGACACCCGCAAGCGCTCCGGCACCGGCCTGGGCCTGAGCATCGCCCATGGACTGGTGTCCCGCATGGGCGGCACCCTGCGCTTCACCACCGCCCCCGGCGCGGGAACGCGCTTCTCCTTCGACCTCCCCGAATGCGAACCTGCCCCGGACACCGCCCACGACCCGGGCCCCACCCCCTGA
- a CDS encoding helix-turn-helix domain-containing protein — translation MPAPVNEKLNTVFGAAARDARIRLGLTQADVAERVGIAMEVYSRMERGRMLPRAQNLRRLCDVLAVSADVLLGVGQGPSPVSPRATPRQEDSLELRRLLRTLRELEPRELKAVARVVRTVVSVMPARPSAPGARKKTPAPGRKRRT, via the coding sequence ATGCCCGCCCCGGTCAACGAGAAGCTGAACACGGTCTTTGGAGCCGCCGCCCGCGACGCGCGGATCCGGTTGGGACTCACGCAGGCGGACGTGGCGGAGCGCGTGGGCATCGCGATGGAGGTCTACAGCCGGATGGAGCGGGGGCGGATGTTGCCCCGGGCGCAGAACCTCCGGCGGCTGTGCGACGTGTTGGCGGTGTCCGCGGACGTGCTGCTGGGCGTGGGGCAGGGACCCTCGCCGGTGTCGCCCAGGGCCACGCCGCGTCAGGAGGACTCGCTGGAGTTGAGGCGCCTGCTGCGCACGCTGCGCGAGCTGGAGCCCCGCGAGCTGAAGGCCGTGGCGCGCGTGGTGCGCACGGTGGTGTCGGTCATGCCCGCGAGGCCCTCCGCGCCTGGCGCCCGCAAGAAGACCCCGGCTCCGGGCCGGAAGCGCCGGACGTAG
- a CDS encoding helix-turn-helix domain-containing protein, which translates to MNEELAITVGAVARAARERQGLTQGDVASQVGIAMEVYSRMERGRVLPSSTTLRRLSMVLRIRADALLGLDGPTPPEEARTLALADREEDSPALRRLVRVLRPLDEEALKAMGLVIQGALALRER; encoded by the coding sequence ATGAACGAGGAGCTGGCCATCACGGTGGGCGCGGTGGCGCGAGCGGCCCGCGAGCGGCAGGGCCTGACCCAGGGCGACGTCGCCAGCCAGGTGGGCATCGCGATGGAGGTCTACAGCCGGATGGAGCGGGGGCGGGTGTTGCCCAGCTCCACGACGTTGCGCCGGTTGAGCATGGTGTTGCGCATCCGCGCGGACGCGCTCCTGGGATTGGACGGGCCCACGCCGCCGGAGGAGGCGCGCACGCTGGCATTGGCGGACCGCGAGGAGGACTCCCCGGCCTTGCGGCGGCTGGTGCGTGTGTTGCGGCCGTTGGACGAGGAGGCGCTGAAGGCGATGGGGCTCGTCATCCAGGGTGCGCTGGCATTGCGTGAGCGTTGA
- a CDS encoding serine/threonine-protein kinase: protein MSTGIGGHPLLLRPQEVVGSFKLVKRLATGGYGTVFLAESGGIPVALKFALHGPQDSEEGSHVDARTLKEVSVLHRMTHPNVVALRGYHRWPHPRTGYLFLVMDYVEGPTLSDWAVEARPTARQVARLFAELGLTLDFIHRAGVRHRDIKGSNIIVRASDERPVLVDFGSSDHACAPAITDGRPPPGTPSYRSPELLRYWLSHPQGMSRYVYQPTDDLYSLGLVLFQVLTGDFPYPPDVPAAALLGGIQSIKGRSARALNSRVPRALDDICERLLRQDVHQRYQMGADLYADLSAALEQATSSWDLPLFNAPPLHDAVTEESDAYFDGNEEARELRRWARAPERRAPGAAPHSSDPTPAPTVGLAAPLPPPRSWPQARWLALRRWWARGLRRLGLRRDR, encoded by the coding sequence ATGAGCACCGGCATCGGGGGACATCCGCTGCTGCTGCGGCCCCAGGAGGTCGTGGGCAGCTTCAAGCTGGTGAAGCGCCTGGCCACCGGCGGCTACGGCACCGTGTTCCTGGCGGAGAGCGGCGGAATCCCCGTGGCGCTGAAGTTCGCGCTCCACGGCCCGCAGGACTCCGAGGAGGGCTCGCACGTGGACGCGCGCACCCTCAAGGAGGTGAGCGTCCTGCACCGCATGACCCATCCCAACGTGGTGGCGCTGCGCGGCTACCACCGCTGGCCGCACCCGCGCACGGGCTACCTCTTCCTGGTGATGGACTACGTGGAGGGGCCCACGCTGTCGGACTGGGCCGTGGAGGCGCGGCCCACCGCCCGGCAGGTGGCGCGGCTGTTCGCGGAGCTGGGCCTGACGCTGGACTTCATCCACCGCGCGGGCGTGCGCCACCGCGACATCAAAGGCAGCAACATCATCGTGCGCGCGTCGGACGAGCGCCCGGTGCTGGTGGACTTCGGCTCCAGCGACCACGCCTGCGCCCCGGCCATCACCGACGGCCGGCCCCCGCCGGGCACGCCCAGCTACCGCAGCCCGGAGCTGCTTCGCTACTGGCTGAGCCACCCCCAGGGCATGTCCCGCTACGTGTACCAGCCCACCGACGACCTCTACTCCCTGGGGCTCGTGCTCTTCCAGGTCCTCACCGGCGACTTCCCCTACCCGCCGGACGTGCCGGCCGCGGCGCTGCTGGGCGGGATCCAATCCATCAAGGGCCGCTCCGCCCGGGCCCTCAACTCCCGCGTGCCTCGCGCCCTCGATGACATCTGTGAACGCCTGCTGCGCCAGGACGTCCACCAGCGCTACCAGATGGGCGCGGACCTCTACGCGGACCTGAGCGCCGCCCTGGAGCAGGCCACGTCCAGCTGGGACCTCCCCCTGTTCAACGCCCCGCCCCTCCACGACGCCGTCACCGAGGAGTCCGACGCGTACTTCGACGGCAACGAGGAGGCCCGCGAGCTGCGCCGGTGGGCCCGCGCCCCCGAACGCCGCGCCCCGGGCGCCGCGCCCCACTCCAGCGACCCCACCCCCGCCCCCACGGTGGGGCTGGCCGCGCCGCTCCCGCCTCCCCGGTCCTGGCCCCAGGCCCGGTGGCTGGCCTTGCGGCGGTGGTGGGCCCGGGGGCTGCGGCGTCTGGGATTGCGCCGGGACCGCTGA
- a CDS encoding serine/threonine-protein kinase — MKTPDTTTEEIPGVPRRPRVLFTVGGTAFEFVRKLEVRSTGELLMLARRRYRGGMGGPVVIKRLRNPSGFVERRRLVEEVELTYRLNHPGIAKVYHLKAYRGVPHVVMEYVEGRSLDTVLNLVAMRRKPMSPAFGAWVVSEVAEALHHAHTLRDEWNRPLGIVHRDVSPRNLRLGVHGEVKLTNFTAAFSTLPGREITSRPLVKGDVAYASPEALRREPVDARSDLFSLGLVLLEVLTGTHPLAHGDTAPPPPPDLPPVQAQGPTWMPLTEVAARMALVGPQEVADLARDVPAGLRAVVVRALRQSPADRFGTAAELAEALREWLREHAPTYGRQASAEEVAEAAREATGRRNQAELLEGGLHPRELTAEEAAMASETAEPAHPPPFLAGDDVTPSVHDEPLPVEDLDELAGLDEEAPEEVFEESFEDDDLDDDGHEPV, encoded by the coding sequence ATGAAGACGCCCGATACGACGACGGAGGAGATCCCCGGCGTGCCCCGCCGGCCGCGCGTGCTGTTCACGGTGGGAGGCACGGCCTTCGAGTTCGTCCGCAAGCTGGAGGTGCGCTCCACCGGGGAGCTGCTGATGCTGGCGCGGCGGCGCTACCGGGGCGGGATGGGCGGCCCGGTGGTCATCAAGCGACTGCGCAACCCCTCTGGCTTCGTGGAGCGGCGGCGGCTGGTGGAGGAGGTGGAGCTGACGTACCGCCTCAACCACCCGGGCATCGCGAAGGTCTATCACCTGAAGGCCTACCGGGGCGTGCCGCACGTGGTGATGGAGTACGTGGAGGGCCGCTCCCTGGACACGGTGCTCAACCTGGTGGCCATGCGCCGCAAGCCCATGTCCCCGGCCTTCGGCGCGTGGGTCGTCTCCGAGGTCGCGGAGGCCCTGCACCACGCGCACACGCTGCGGGATGAATGGAACCGGCCGCTGGGCATCGTCCACCGCGACGTGAGCCCCCGGAACCTGCGCCTGGGCGTGCACGGCGAGGTGAAGCTCACCAACTTCACCGCCGCCTTCTCCACGCTGCCCGGGCGGGAGATCACCAGCCGCCCGCTGGTGAAGGGGGACGTGGCGTACGCGTCACCCGAGGCGCTCCGGCGCGAGCCCGTGGACGCGAGGAGCGACCTGTTCTCCCTGGGGCTGGTGCTCCTGGAGGTGCTGACGGGGACGCATCCCCTGGCCCACGGGGACACGGCGCCCCCGCCGCCACCGGACCTGCCCCCGGTCCAGGCCCAGGGCCCCACGTGGATGCCCCTGACGGAGGTGGCGGCGCGCATGGCGCTGGTGGGCCCCCAGGAGGTGGCGGACCTGGCGCGCGACGTCCCAGCGGGCCTGAGGGCGGTGGTGGTCCGGGCGCTGCGCCAGTCCCCGGCCGACCGCTTCGGCACGGCGGCGGAGCTGGCGGAGGCCCTGCGCGAGTGGCTGCGCGAGCACGCCCCCACCTACGGACGGCAGGCCTCCGCGGAAGAGGTGGCGGAGGCCGCGCGCGAGGCCACCGGCCGGCGCAACCAGGCGGAGCTGCTGGAGGGCGGGCTGCACCCTCGGGAGCTGACGGCCGAGGAGGCCGCGATGGCCTCCGAAACCGCCGAGCCCGCGCACCCGCCGCCCTTCCTGGCCGGTGACGACGTGACGCCGAGCGTGCACGACGAGCCCCTGCCCGTGGAGGACCTGGATGAGCTGGCCGGGCTGGACGAGGAGGCCCCCGAAGAGGTCTTCGAGGAGTCCTTCGAGGACGATGACCTGGACGACGACGGCCACGAGCCGGTGTGA
- a CDS encoding STAS/SEC14 domain-containing protein: MDQLREWTCGAHRIRMMAPDVLHTRYTGMVGLQDAKWALRVYEEMAAQGPFYLVAEVPGSELPAESRKYLANNVRAEWMRSVVYVGSDLTQRVVGKAMSVAMLLTGHTASFDTVFVDTMAQAEAWVDTHRQEHAPRRTG; the protein is encoded by the coding sequence ATGGATCAACTGCGTGAATGGACGTGTGGCGCGCACCGCATCCGGATGATGGCGCCGGACGTGTTGCACACGAGATACACGGGCATGGTGGGGCTGCAGGACGCCAAGTGGGCGCTGCGGGTCTACGAGGAGATGGCGGCGCAGGGGCCGTTCTACCTGGTGGCGGAGGTGCCGGGCTCCGAGCTGCCGGCCGAGTCCCGCAAGTACCTGGCCAACAACGTGCGCGCGGAGTGGATGCGCTCGGTGGTGTACGTCGGGTCGGACCTGACGCAGCGGGTGGTGGGCAAGGCGATGTCGGTGGCGATGCTGCTCACCGGCCACACGGCCAGCTTCGACACGGTCTTCGTGGACACGATGGCGCAGGCCGAGGCGTGGGTGGACACGCACCGTCAGGAGCACGCCCCGCGCCGCACCGGGTGA